A part of Methanobrevibacter sp. genomic DNA contains:
- a CDS encoding bifunctional N(6)-L-threonylcarbamoyladenine synthase/serine/threonine protein kinase, which produces MIILISLGIEGTAEKTGVGIVDSDGNILAMAGKQLFPEEGGIHPRIAAEHHAHWIPKLIPQAIEESGLSYEDIDLVSFSQGPGLGPALRIVATSARTLALSLNKPIIGVNHCIGHVEVGKLDTGAVNPVSLYVSGGNSQVIAYESGRYRIFGETLDIAVGNCLDHFGRETGLGHPGGPVIEKLAKQGSYIDLPYIVKGMDFSFSGLLSAALREAEKGTPMEDICFSLQETAFSMLVEVTERALSHTQKDEVMLCGGVSANSRLREMLKTMSEEHGAKFYMPEMKLCGDNGVMIAWLGLLMCKEFGPMDLADTGIIQKFRTDEVDIPWIDNSKSYLKLSDDLIAKGAESNIVKSHYLGEPAVLKDRVPKGYRIPEIDNKIRKSRCKLEAKLLSDAKRAGVVTPVLYDVNLEDKSILMEEIDGIIVKDIIDEDLAFRIGREISKLHSADIIHGDITTSNIMLRDDQLVFIDFGLGRHSPLDEDKAVDLLVLKKSLQSIDYNLAVKYFDLVLKGYNNDKVASHIADIESRGRYTH; this is translated from the coding sequence TTGATAATCTTGATTAGTTTGGGAATTGAAGGGACTGCAGAAAAAACAGGTGTGGGCATTGTGGACAGTGATGGAAATATTCTTGCCATGGCTGGAAAACAGCTATTTCCAGAGGAAGGCGGTATTCATCCTAGAATTGCGGCCGAACATCATGCGCATTGGATTCCTAAATTGATTCCTCAGGCTATCGAGGAATCCGGTCTTTCATATGAGGACATTGATTTAGTTTCATTTTCACAAGGTCCGGGACTCGGTCCTGCTTTAAGAATTGTTGCAACTTCTGCAAGGACTTTAGCGCTGTCATTAAACAAGCCAATAATTGGTGTTAATCATTGTATTGGACATGTTGAAGTTGGAAAACTTGACACTGGTGCTGTCAATCCGGTATCACTTTATGTAAGTGGGGGAAACAGCCAGGTTATTGCCTATGAAAGCGGAAGATATAGGATTTTTGGCGAAACTTTGGATATAGCCGTTGGTAATTGTCTTGATCACTTTGGTCGTGAGACCGGCCTGGGTCATCCTGGAGGACCTGTCATTGAAAAATTGGCCAAACAAGGTTCCTATATTGACTTGCCGTATATTGTAAAAGGCATGGATTTTTCATTTTCAGGATTGTTGTCCGCTGCATTGAGAGAAGCTGAGAAAGGAACACCGATGGAGGATATATGCTTTTCCCTTCAGGAAACCGCTTTTTCCATGCTTGTTGAAGTAACTGAAAGGGCGCTGTCTCACACACAAAAGGATGAAGTTATGCTATGCGGAGGGGTTTCTGCAAATTCTAGATTGAGAGAAATGCTTAAGACAATGTCTGAAGAGCACGGTGCCAAATTTTACATGCCTGAAATGAAGTTATGCGGTGATAATGGTGTCATGATTGCATGGCTTGGCTTGCTGATGTGTAAGGAATTCGGTCCAATGGATTTGGCTGATACAGGAATTATCCAGAAGTTCAGAACTGATGAAGTTGATATTCCTTGGATTGATAATTCCAAAAGCTACTTGAAATTAAGCGACGATTTGATAGCTAAGGGTGCCGAATCGAATATTGTTAAATCACACTATTTAGGTGAACCTGCAGTCTTGAAGGATAGAGTTCCTAAAGGATATAGGATTCCTGAAATTGACAATAAAATTAGAAAGTCCAGATGTAAGCTTGAAGCTAAGCTATTATCCGATGCTAAAAGGGCGGGTGTTGTTACACCTGTATTGTATGATGTTAATCTAGAAGATAAATCAATATTGATGGAAGAAATCGATGGAATAATTGTTAAAGATATTATTGATGAGGATTTGGCATTCAGAATAGGCCGTGAAATCTCAAAGCTTCACTCAGCAGACATTATTCATGGAGACATTACCACATCGAATATAATGCTTAGAGATGATCAATTAGTTTTCATTGACTTTGGACTTGGAAGACATTCTCCACTTGATGAAGACAAAGCAGTTGATTTGCTTGTTTTGAAAAAATCTTTGCAAAGCATTGACTATAATCTGGCGGTCAAATACTT